Proteins encoded by one window of Acinonyx jubatus isolate Ajub_Pintada_27869175 chromosome X, VMU_Ajub_asm_v1.0, whole genome shotgun sequence:
- the LOC113597515 gene encoding LOW QUALITY PROTEIN: uncharacterized protein LOC113597515 (The sequence of the model RefSeq protein was modified relative to this genomic sequence to represent the inferred CDS: inserted 2 bases in 1 codon; substituted 1 base at 1 genomic stop codon), with the protein MSKLALSFASIELEDFLGALCLSVFVFLCFVLWTYWTDVMGQTQTTPLSIMIDHFKDVRGRANNLSVEVQKGRLQFFCSSEWPAFNVGWPPEGTFDLPTIHRVRSIISQPKTGHLDQLPYIITWQDLVEDPPSWLKPFLAPLPLEPKPILALQETEKRKSLTQPSAPLYPVLQGGTEEELIFPPPYNPSRMPEEHHPPPPGEADAVPRAGGGNAPVGSPPFTRQRAQREQSASAADSTILPLRATGPPDAEGNQPHHYWPFATSDLYNWKAQNPKFSEKLAGLIDLLDSVLFTHQPTWDDCQQLLQVLFTTEERERILNGARKLVPGADGNPTTNQAQIDASFPLTQPQWDFNMAEGKERLRVYCQTLMGGLRMATRKPTNLAKVGNVQQGKDESRAAFLERIMEAFRTYTPMDPEALESKAAVIMAFVNQSAIDIRRKLQKIDRLGEKSLQDLLVVAEKVYNNREPPEDKQPRAMAAASSKQTRDLARILLATTADFPEERDRKRTTKGGKQRLQKDQCAYCKEIGHWARDCPKRAGGKGSKTDRVKVLELDELSDXGSRGSDPLPEPRVTLKVEGTPIDFLVDTGAQHSVLRTPQGKLASKKSWVQGATGMSQYSWTTRRTVDLGTGRVSHSFMVIPECPYPLLGRDLLTKIGAQITFRQGGPQVTDGKGHPIQVLTMKLEDEYLLHKEALPRENNIDRWLQEFPSVWAETGGMGLAAHRTPVLVDLKPGESPVRIKQYPMSQEAWKGIQPHIRRLRSLGVLVPCQSAWNTPLLPVKKPHTNGYRPVQNLREVNKRVADIHPTVPNPHTLLSSLAPSKVCYTVLDLKDAFFSRPLAPQSQPLFTFESHDPEEGYSGQLTWTRLPQGFKNSSTIFDEALHEDLGEYRREHPGLTLLQYVDDILIAVDTAKDCERGTQDLLATLGALGYRASAKKAQICRERVSYLGYILEGGQQRLSEARKETVLKIPTPTSRREVREFLGSAGYCRLWVPGFAEIARPLYEATKEGKTFKWAEKEETDFNQLKKALLSAPALGLPDITKPFHLFVDEHKGIAKGVLTQALGPWNLPVAYLSKKLDPVAAGWLPCLRIIAATALLVKDADKLTLGQEIWITTPHAIEGVLKQPPDRWISNTRMTHYQSLLLNPPRVRSHPSAALNLATLLPDPDLGAPLHDCAGILEQVHGFRMDLTDQPLPDAEATWFTDGSSFVRDGHRYVGAAVVTETDTVWAEALPSGTSAQRAELIALTKALMLGAGKRLNIYTDSHYAFATAHIHGAIYQERGLLTAEGQTIKNKQEILNLLTALWLPAKLAIIHCQGHQKADNPVARGNRKADQAAKGVALTPVPTMTIQLPDPGDPVLPDQPKYSQEELQWIKKLPMAQEIKGWWYTPNKELVLPDRLGVSILEHMNWSTHMGARKLKDLIRHAGIKIHQQDTKIEQVVSACKTCQLTNARATSNKKGTRLRGTRPGAQWEVNFTEVKPGKYGFKYLLVFTDTVSGWVEAYPTKHETAQTVAKKLLEGILPRYGFPAMVGSDNGPAFISQVTQAVAKAVGANWKLHCAYRPQSSGQVERMNRTLKETLTKLTMETGGDWVTLLPYALYRVRNTPYTLGFTPYEIMFGRPPPVIPSLGAELIAEFKDQELFLSLSGLQRAHEDIWLRLRAIYEAGPILTXPHQYRPGDWVYVKRHHRETLELRWKGPYIVVLTTPTALKVDGITTWVHHTDVRPADPSSIRKDVISRWAISRDQHNRLKLKLQRIRPA; encoded by the exons atGTCTAAGCTAGCTCTCAGTTTTGCTTCCAtagagttggaagactttctaggggccctctgtttgtctgtttttgtgtttctctgttttgttctgtggacttactggacggacgttatgggacagactcagactactcctctaagtattatgattgatcactttaaggatgtgaggggaagagctaacaacctcagtgtggaagtccaaaagggtcggttgcagtttttttgttctagcgagtggccagctttcaatgtcggatggccaccagaggggaccttcgacctccctaccatccaccgagtcaggagtatcatctctcagcctaagacgggccatcttgatcagctcccttacattatcacttggcaggaccttgtagaagacccaccctcttggcttaagcccttcctagcccCACTCCCTCTGGAGCCAAAACcaattcttgctttgcaggagacagagaagaggaaaagtcttacccagccttcagcacccctctaccctgtcctacaggggggtactgaagaagaattaatttttcctcccccgtataacccctctaggatgccggaagaacaccatcctccccctccgggggaggcagacgctgttccgagagctggaggcggaaacgctccagtaggaagcccgccctttaccagacaaagggctcagagggagcaatctgcctccgccgccgactccactattctgcccctgcgagccaccggacccccagatgcggaggggaatcagccccatcactattggcctttcgccactagtgacctctacaattggaaagctcagaatcctaagttttccgagaaactggcagggcttattgatttattagactctgttctttttacccatcagcccacgtgggatgattgccaacagcttttgcaggtcctgttcacgactgaagaaagagaaagaatcctcaatggggcccgaaaactagttccgggcgcagacgggaatcccaccaccaaccaggctcagatagatgcctccttccccttaactcagccccagtgggatttcaacatggcagaaggtaaggagaggctccgggtctactgccagactctaatggggggtctccgaatggctactagaaagccaaccaatttggccaaggtaggaaatgtacaacagggaaaagatgaatctcgggctgcctttttagaacggatcatggaggcattccgtacctatacccccatggatccagaggctctggaaagcaaggcagctgttatcatggcctttgtaaaccaatcagccatagacattaggagaaaattacagaaaatagatagactaggagaaaaaagtctgcaggacttactggtggtagccgaaaaggtatataataaccgggagcctcctgaggacaagcagcctcgcgccatggcggctgccagcagtaagcagactcgagacctggccagaatactactagctaccactgctgacttccccgaggaacgagacc gtaaaagaaccaccaagggggggaagcagaggctgcagaaggatcagtgcgcatactgcaaggagatagggcattgggcccgagattgtccaaaaagagctggcgggaagggaagcaagactgatcgagtaaaagtcctagagctggatgaactaagtgattagggaagtcggggttcggaccctctccccgaacccagggtaactcttaaagtggaggggacccctattgacttccttgtcgacaccggagcacaacattcggtcctccgcaccccacaaggaaaactagctagcaagaagtcctgggtacaaggggcaactggtatgagccagtattcatggactacccgaagaacagtagatttgggaacgggccgggtatcccactcttttatggtaataccagaatgcccttacccactgttaggacgggacttactgaccaagattggagctcagataactttcagacaaggggggcctcaggtcaccgatggcaagggccaccccatccaggtcctgaccatgaaactggaggatgaatacctcctccacaaggaggcgctcccgagagagaataatatagacagatggctacaagaattcccctcggtttgggcagagacgggggggatgggactagccgctcacaggaccccagtcctggtagatctcaagccaggagagagtccggtaaggatcaaacaataccccatgtctcaggaggcctggaaggggatccagccacacatccggagactacgaagcctaggggtactagttccttgccagtctgcctggaacacccccttactgccggtcaaaaagcctcacacaaatggcTACCGACCAGTACAAAACCtgcgggaagtaaataagagggtcgcggacatacacccaactgttcccaacccacatactctcttgagctccttagCGCCCTCTAAGGTCTgttatactgtactagatttaaaggacgccttcttcagtcggccgctggcaccccagagccaacccttgttcacCTTCGAGTCtcatgatccggaggagggctacagtgggcaactcacctggacacggctacctcagggattcaaaaattcatccaccatcttcgacgaggcactacacgaggacctgggtgagtacagaagggagcaccctggcctcacccttctacagtacgtagatgacatcctgattgctgTCGACACGGCCAAAGACTGTGagcgagggacccaggacctgctggctaccctgggggccttagGGTACCGGGCATCCGCgaagaaggctcagatatgcagggagagggtaagttacctgggatatatcctggAGGGTGGACAGCAGCGGTTAtcagaagccagaaaagaaactgtcctaaagatccctactcccacctcccgaagagaagtgagggaattcctaggatcagccggctactgccgcctctgggttccaggttttgctgagatcgccaggcccctatatgaagctaccaaagaggggaaaacatttaaatgggctgaaaaagaagaaactgactttaatcagttaaaaaaggctctcctaagtgccccagccctgggcctaccagacattacgaagcccttccacctctttgtagacgaacataagggaatagcaaaaggggttctaactcaagccttaggcccCTGGAACCTCCCAGTGGCTTACCTGTCTAAGAAACTAGACCCAGTGGCTGCCGGCTGGCTgccatgcctaagaattattgcagcgacagcactcctagtcaaggatgcagacaaactgaccctaggacaagagatctggatcacgaccccacacgccattgaaggggtcctgaaacagcctccGGATAGATGGATAAGCAATACACGTATGACTCattaccagagcctcctactcaaccctccacgAGTGCGGTcccaccccagtgcagccctcaatcttgcaaccctgctgcccgaccctgacctaggtgctccaCTACATGACTGTGCGGGAATCCTGGAGCAAGTACATGGATTCCGGATGGACCTGACCGATCAGCCCCTCCCCGATGCCGAGGCTACTTGGTTCACGgatggcagcagctttgtgcGAGACGGACACAGGTATGTGGGTGCAGCGGTGGTCACCGAAACGGACACCGTATGGGCGGAGGCTCTACCCTCTGGAACATCAGCCCAGCGAGCAGAGCTCATAGCCCTCACCAAGGCGCTGATGCTGGGAGCTGGAAAACGGCTTAACATCTACACAGACAGCCATTATGCATTTGCCACAGCTCATATTCATGGGGCAATTTATCAGGAGAGGGGGTTACTGACGGCAGAAGGAcagactataaaaaataagcaggagatacttaacctgcttacggccttatggcttcctgccaagctagccattatccactgccaagggcaccaaaaagctgataacccagtagctagaggtaatcgaaaggctgaccaggcagccaaggGAGTAGCCCTTACTccagtccccaccatgaccatacaACTACCGGACCCaggagacccagttttaccagaccagcccaaatactcccaggaggagttacagTGGATCAAGAAACTCCCtatggcccaggagataaagggatggtggtatacacctaacaaggagCTCGTGTTGCCAGACCGGCTCGGAGTCTCAATATTAGAGCACATGAATTGGTCTACTCACATGGGGGcccgaaaattaaaagacttaatccgacatgccggaatcaagattcaccaacaggacaccaaaatagagcaagttgtatctgcctgcaagacctgccaactcaccaacgcaagagccacatcaaataaaaaaggaaccaggctcagaggcaccagaccgggagcccaatgggaagtcaacttcactgaagtcaaaccaggaaagtatggttttaaatatcttttagtatttacagacaccgtctctggctgggtggaggcatacccaaccaagcatgaaacggctcagacggtggctaagaaacTACTAGAAGgcatcttacccaggtatggttttcctgccatggtaggatcagacaatggaccagcttttatctcgcaggtaacacaggcagtagccaaggcggtgggggcaaactggaaattacattgtgcttataggccccagagctcaggacaggtagaaagaatgaatagaaccctaaaagagacccttaccaaattaaccatggagactggcggggactgggtgactctcctaccgtacgccctttaccgggttagaaacactccttacactctgggttttactccctacgagatcatgtttggcaggccaccccctgttattcccagccttggagctgaacttattgctgagtttaaagatcaagaactttttctttccttgagcgggctccagagggcgcacgaggacatttggctgcgcctccgtgccatctacgaggctggcccgatccTGAC ccctcatcagtacaggccgggagactgggtctacgtcaagaggcaccaccgagagactctTGAGctgcgctggaagggaccctacatcgtggtgttgacaacccccaccgctctcaaggtagacggcatcaccacctgggtccatcacaccgaCGTTaggccagcggacccctcctcgatccggaaggacgtCATCTcgcgatgggccatcagtcgggaccaacacaaccggCTCAaactcaagctacagcgcattcgacctgcctaa